One stretch of Paenibacillus sp. FSL R5-0341 DNA includes these proteins:
- a CDS encoding NAD(P)/FAD-dependent oxidoreductase produces MTTETQLDIYDITIVGGGPAGMYASFYSGMRAMRTKIIEAKQELGGFMRTYPEKLIWDVGGVDPIRCEKLIESLERQARTFDPTIVFGQEIAELERLDDGVFVLISKTGERHYTRTILLCAGRGMTQVQKLDVEGANRYELTNLHYTVTDLSRFAGKRVLISGGGDSAVDWANEMGKIASEVTVAHRRHEFTGHESPVAQMKAQANVMTPYSISRLYGTGDKIERVELAHVETGEITLVEVDEVVVSHGYDRDFGNLVQWGLAREDYGVSVDQRMRTNIPGIFGAGDFITYGSKVRLIAGAFNDAVLAVNSAKTYLEPAASDMAGVSSHNARFYEKNKALSST; encoded by the coding sequence ATGACGACGGAGACACAATTGGATATCTACGATATTACCATCGTTGGTGGTGGGCCTGCTGGCATGTATGCCTCATTCTATAGTGGTATGAGAGCCATGCGTACCAAGATCATCGAAGCCAAACAGGAACTGGGTGGATTCATGCGTACGTACCCGGAGAAGCTGATCTGGGATGTGGGCGGGGTTGATCCGATTCGCTGTGAGAAGCTGATTGAATCGCTGGAGAGACAGGCGAGAACGTTCGATCCAACGATTGTATTTGGGCAGGAAATAGCCGAGCTTGAACGACTTGATGATGGTGTATTTGTACTGATTTCCAAAACAGGCGAGCGTCATTACACACGTACCATCCTGTTATGTGCGGGCAGAGGCATGACGCAGGTGCAAAAGCTGGATGTCGAGGGTGCCAATCGGTATGAGCTGACGAATCTGCACTATACCGTAACTGATCTATCCCGATTTGCCGGGAAGCGTGTTCTGATCTCGGGCGGCGGCGATTCCGCAGTTGACTGGGCGAATGAAATGGGCAAAATAGCAAGTGAAGTTACGGTGGCACACAGACGTCATGAATTTACCGGACATGAGTCGCCGGTTGCCCAGATGAAAGCTCAAGCGAACGTCATGACGCCATATAGCATCTCACGTTTATACGGTACAGGTGACAAAATCGAGCGTGTCGAGCTGGCCCATGTGGAAACCGGTGAGATCACACTTGTTGAAGTGGATGAAGTTGTCGTAAGCCATGGGTATGATCGTGATTTTGGCAACCTCGTGCAGTGGGGGCTGGCGCGTGAAGATTACGGCGTGTCCGTTGATCAGCGCATGCGTACCAACATTCCAGGTATATTCGGAGCAGGTGATTTCATCACTTATGGAAGCAAAGTCAGGCTGATCGCTGGTGCTTTTAACGATGCGGTGCTCGCAGTTAACAGTGCCAAGACGTATCTGGAACCTGCTGCTTCCGACATGGCGGGTGTATCTTCTCACAATGCACGGTTTTATGAGAAAAACAAAGCTCTCTCCAGTACGTAG
- a CDS encoding ABC transporter substrate-binding protein: MLFKKAWYRMALPVLLIMAVFISGCTQKETAEPVATETEYAAPQTRILSTMMGDVTVPLNPERVVVDWNIGHVLAVGVTPVGVPGSLLDYGMFLRDKLVDSADLGNHSEVSLEKMVELEPDLIITWDQEKFQTYSKIAPTVVFVPDQYDSMEAEVTAMGEILNRPEEAIAWNESFKQRITAAQAKIKDVIPDGATFTVADFNFLKNPAIIGNSANRGGRAAYELLGLTPAPKVKSDLLDQGKENLEASAEVFGEYVGDYLLMMVTEGTKDHSLLPTVWDNLPAVQNNHIFKLDIHKYFTADPYTSILQAEEIADRLASGQTELN, translated from the coding sequence ATGTTGTTTAAGAAAGCTTGGTATCGTATGGCCCTGCCGGTTTTGCTGATCATGGCCGTATTCATTAGTGGTTGTACCCAAAAAGAGACGGCGGAACCCGTCGCGACAGAAACAGAATACGCCGCACCACAGACAAGAATACTCTCTACGATGATGGGAGACGTCACCGTACCCCTCAACCCTGAGAGGGTTGTCGTTGACTGGAATATAGGACATGTTCTGGCTGTCGGCGTAACCCCCGTTGGTGTGCCGGGCAGCCTGCTGGATTATGGAATGTTCCTGCGTGACAAGCTTGTAGATAGCGCAGATTTGGGTAACCACAGTGAGGTCTCACTTGAGAAAATGGTAGAGCTGGAACCGGACCTGATTATCACATGGGACCAGGAGAAATTTCAGACCTATTCCAAAATCGCTCCGACTGTCGTATTCGTACCAGATCAGTATGATTCCATGGAAGCCGAAGTGACCGCCATGGGCGAAATTCTGAATCGACCTGAAGAGGCCATAGCGTGGAACGAATCATTTAAACAACGGATCACAGCTGCTCAGGCCAAAATCAAAGATGTGATTCCGGACGGCGCGACCTTTACCGTTGCCGATTTTAACTTTTTGAAAAATCCAGCCATTATCGGCAACAGCGCTAATCGTGGTGGAAGAGCAGCCTATGAATTGCTAGGACTAACTCCAGCACCCAAGGTGAAGTCAGATCTTCTGGACCAAGGCAAAGAAAACCTGGAAGCTAGCGCGGAGGTATTCGGAGAGTACGTAGGTGATTACCTGCTGATGATGGTTACAGAGGGCACGAAAGATCACTCCCTGTTGCCTACCGTCTGGGACAATCTGCCTGCCGTGCAGAACAACCATATCTTCAAACTGGATATCCATAAATATTTCACCGCTGATCCCTATACCTCCATTCTACAAGCCGAAGAGATCGCAGATCGACTCGCAAGTGGACAGACTGAGCTGAATTAG
- a CDS encoding helix-turn-helix domain-containing protein, whose product MSDNMEWIAQWKSTKALTNAWITKGELHHFFSHTLIFIIDGKAIWNINGHRVHVSFGELIALEENSVMEVIEGGNLDLAGWHVQFDTYSVLHERREAEKFEWRLPSGEAYQKVQLSGGSLASIIQHWSEEDTQDQSAGWVGNQHLLYELLRNLYRKQPDNELKSEHGILRSIDYMQQHYDQVITRTQLAQIAGISPWHYSRKFSERYGKPPLDYLAHYRIYRAQEELLLTTATSQDIAKKSGFEDAHYFSRRFKQLTGVSPKQYRQTMTQRKIVSLSPICGEMMIHLGVIPHAVVVTPILLSPHHREQFIAHGVQMLEVTQYEVEIELVRQVQPEMLIGNVLTEEVKRELRTIAPILTGLHQDVEPMLDQLAAWFLKEEEAHRLHEQMKYEVSVAKQQLQPIIQSASTVMLLRVEAFGYRYLGGRSHGVSQLLYEQLGLALPQVLQPGAAWFNPCSLDLLAQANPDYLFVEKRIMQHFSAEENMRKLWESPQWNELSAVKNNRVFYVDTHLWVDGHGITGHTLILNQIIRNLTKSLHERAQ is encoded by the coding sequence ATGTCTGACAACATGGAATGGATCGCTCAGTGGAAGTCGACGAAGGCATTAACCAATGCATGGATAACGAAAGGCGAGCTGCACCACTTTTTCAGTCACACCCTGATATTTATTATTGATGGAAAAGCGATCTGGAATATAAATGGACACCGGGTTCACGTCTCCTTTGGAGAATTAATTGCGCTCGAAGAGAACTCCGTAATGGAGGTCATTGAAGGTGGTAATCTGGATTTGGCAGGCTGGCATGTTCAGTTCGATACATATTCGGTGCTGCATGAGCGACGGGAAGCTGAGAAGTTCGAATGGCGTTTACCGTCAGGAGAAGCGTATCAAAAGGTGCAACTGTCTGGTGGAAGTCTGGCAAGCATCATTCAGCATTGGAGTGAAGAGGATACACAGGATCAGAGTGCAGGATGGGTTGGGAATCAGCATTTGTTATATGAATTGTTAAGAAATCTGTATCGGAAACAGCCGGATAACGAGTTGAAGTCAGAACACGGCATACTTCGCTCTATTGACTACATGCAGCAGCATTATGATCAGGTGATTACACGTACACAGTTAGCTCAGATCGCTGGTATTAGTCCATGGCATTATTCCCGCAAATTTAGTGAACGATATGGTAAGCCACCTCTGGATTATCTGGCCCACTACCGGATCTATCGCGCGCAGGAAGAACTGTTATTAACTACAGCAACCTCTCAGGATATTGCCAAGAAGTCTGGATTTGAGGATGCTCATTATTTTAGCCGGCGCTTCAAACAGCTAACTGGCGTATCACCTAAGCAATATAGACAGACGATGACGCAGCGAAAGATCGTATCACTGTCTCCCATCTGCGGCGAAATGATGATTCATCTCGGAGTTATCCCCCATGCCGTAGTGGTCACTCCAATCCTGCTGTCCCCACATCATCGGGAACAATTTATAGCGCATGGAGTGCAGATGCTGGAGGTTACACAGTATGAGGTGGAGATAGAACTTGTTCGCCAAGTTCAACCGGAGATGTTGATAGGTAACGTATTGACGGAAGAGGTCAAAAGGGAGCTGCGCACAATTGCACCGATTCTAACCGGACTTCATCAAGATGTGGAACCAATGCTCGATCAATTGGCAGCTTGGTTCCTCAAAGAAGAAGAGGCTCATAGACTGCATGAGCAAATGAAATATGAGGTCAGTGTAGCGAAGCAACAGTTACAACCCATCATTCAATCCGCATCCACAGTCATGCTGCTGAGGGTAGAAGCGTTTGGTTATCGATATCTGGGTGGGCGTTCACACGGGGTATCACAATTGTTATATGAACAGCTTGGATTAGCACTTCCGCAAGTACTACAACCAGGTGCAGCCTGGTTTAACCCTTGTTCGCTTGACCTGCTGGCACAAGCCAATCCTGATTATCTTTTTGTCGAGAAGCGGATCATGCAGCACTTCAGTGCTGAAGAGAATATGAGGAAACTATGGGAGAGTCCGCAATGGAACGAGCTGAGTGCTGTGAAAAATAATCGGGTGTTTTACGTAGATACCCATCTGTGGGTAGACGGTCATGGAATTACGGGACATACTCTGATTCTGAATCAGATCATTCGCAATCTTACGAAATCTCTTCATGAGAGAGCACAATAA
- a CDS encoding HipA domain-containing protein, producing MLMSIPVLQVSKDSRKTFVSSSKGDQLKWKIENKWGKANKFGYEGLAEWVAFELISRSNIPSGLIVPYTQCVLIEENVEYPGCYSEDFLQPGESIITLHRILESYGVKFDDLQQGQSTRDSVLLVVDFLKDVLKLDTLEYFSIMLPLDAILLNEDRHLNNIAFIHGLDGYRLCPLFDHGLSLLSDTTDYPLSMPTSIALRKIKAKPFSSDFSKQARALETNLQFDRSSVIQFIEQHDQDLGRVAQILRSQIRKYEHLFM from the coding sequence GTGCTGATGTCCATCCCCGTTTTGCAGGTGAGCAAGGATTCTCGTAAGACTTTTGTCAGTAGTAGCAAGGGTGACCAATTAAAATGGAAAATTGAGAATAAGTGGGGAAAAGCTAATAAATTTGGTTATGAAGGACTGGCGGAGTGGGTAGCGTTCGAGCTAATTAGTCGATCCAACATTCCATCAGGACTTATAGTTCCTTATACACAGTGTGTTCTGATTGAGGAAAACGTTGAATATCCGGGTTGTTATTCTGAAGATTTTCTGCAGCCGGGAGAAAGTATCATTACTTTGCATCGCATTTTGGAGAGTTATGGTGTCAAATTTGATGATTTGCAGCAAGGACAAAGCACACGAGATTCCGTGCTTTTAGTTGTTGATTTTCTCAAAGATGTGTTGAAATTAGATACGCTAGAGTACTTCTCAATCATGTTACCACTGGACGCTATTCTGCTAAATGAAGACCGACATTTGAATAATATTGCATTTATACATGGTCTTGATGGATATAGACTCTGCCCACTTTTCGATCACGGTCTAAGCCTTTTGTCAGATACAACAGACTATCCGCTAAGCATGCCAACAAGTATTGCATTGCGTAAGATTAAGGCGAAGCCATTTAGCAGTGATTTTTCAAAACAAGCACGTGCGCTGGAAACAAATCTTCAATTCGATCGATCTTCAGTTATACAATTCATTGAACAACATGATCAAGATCTGGGGAGAGTTGCTCAGATTTTAAGATCCCAAATTCGAAAGTATGAACACTTATTTATGTAA
- a CDS encoding ABC transporter substrate-binding protein codes for MLRRFKGLGIMLLAISIMLAACSSGTNEENTAAGTSSTQTEGEASTTEEAANESATKVVQDQFGEVTIPTHPQNLVVFDSIYAEYLIEMGVTPQIVLLTPEVEAEYRPDYLKEHGVQIIEVEQYQYNYEQLLALSPDMILTAGEGMEQGVYDELSKIAPTVALDANSEMKRAMPKLGAIFDKTEQSAKVLAEFDEKASQAKEKIAEALGDKTVLVLRVEHNRYRFMGPKGGSSSVFFYDILGLNSPEAIKDSTDWFSQFSLEFLPEMNPDYIFLEDRTLVGYDTKKSMEDLKASQVWANLEAVKNDHVFPLKTSQFVSGVGPIGSVKLMDYVVEKLVP; via the coding sequence ATGTTACGTAGATTTAAAGGGTTGGGCATTATGCTGTTGGCGATCAGTATTATGCTGGCGGCATGTTCCAGTGGAACTAATGAAGAGAATACTGCAGCTGGAACATCAAGTACCCAGACTGAAGGAGAAGCAAGCACAACCGAAGAAGCAGCGAATGAAAGTGCGACTAAGGTGGTGCAGGATCAGTTTGGAGAAGTAACGATTCCGACCCATCCTCAAAATCTGGTTGTGTTCGATTCGATCTATGCCGAGTATCTGATCGAGATGGGTGTCACACCCCAAATCGTTTTGTTAACTCCGGAAGTTGAAGCGGAATACCGCCCTGATTATTTGAAAGAACACGGCGTTCAGATCATTGAAGTTGAGCAATATCAATATAACTATGAGCAGTTGCTGGCGTTGTCACCGGATATGATCCTTACCGCTGGCGAAGGTATGGAGCAGGGCGTATATGATGAGTTATCCAAAATCGCTCCAACGGTGGCACTGGATGCCAACAGTGAAATGAAGCGTGCTATGCCGAAGCTGGGTGCCATATTCGACAAGACCGAACAATCTGCCAAAGTACTGGCTGAATTCGACGAGAAAGCTTCACAAGCGAAAGAGAAAATTGCGGAAGCCCTGGGAGACAAGACTGTATTGGTTCTCCGGGTTGAGCACAATCGTTACCGTTTCATGGGTCCCAAAGGAGGAAGCAGCAGTGTTTTCTTCTATGATATCCTGGGCCTGAATAGCCCTGAAGCGATCAAAGACTCTACAGATTGGTTTAGCCAGTTCTCCCTGGAATTCTTGCCTGAGATGAATCCGGATTATATTTTCCTGGAAGACAGAACCCTCGTAGGTTATGACACGAAGAAATCGATGGAAGATCTGAAAGCTAGCCAGGTGTGGGCGAATCTGGAGGCTGTGAAGAATGATCATGTCTTCCCATTGAAGACAAGCCAATTCGTATCCGGTGTGGGTCCAATTGGTTCTGTAAAATTGATGGACTACGTTGTTGAAAAGTTGGTGCCGTAA